A DNA window from Enoplosus armatus isolate fEnoArm2 chromosome 9, fEnoArm2.hap1, whole genome shotgun sequence contains the following coding sequences:
- the LOC139290531 gene encoding zinc finger protein 436, with the protein MKMKSAKKKSLQNKAKRGEKQHDAVVVKTESEEDSREVYTNGDGLNILIKEEPHLQEISEQHNGDSSSWSDTKPDQQQAHIKEEYDSDHQPEYEFSEAAVKEESESWIKEESDNEEEGEGVRTESSSEFFPCPHCTVSFTDLEFLEKHVKWVHQKQYLAKLKKCLSSRTLNLIPKHTCTVCSSTFNSKVHLRVHVHEAHPSAPPRRLHPCPTCARSFQYLKNLKNHCQRWHNMSVVTRGGHLSCADCGKSFKATWGQGPHLCHEADNTEPEDKPICLDTGVQCPECGKKLRTPQSLEDHMRTHTGDRPFVCKDCGRRFVERSGWRQHMKIHIGEKPYKCQVCGKAFLRSHHLKCHLTTHSGKKEYSCTECGKEFGFKSSLDLHLKTHSSEKPFHCNVCGKNFNTQRNLRVHTKLHTNEKAHQCGDCGLKIGDLGALKIHLRTHTGERPYHCTVCGNRFIRLAHLRNHQRTHTGERPYKCTECDKSFTQSGDLVKHKRIHSGEKPFECPDCHRRYTSSGDLGKHRRSHTNLRPYTCQECGKSFRLSGHLKTHMLTHTGEKPYSCPNCLRRFARSHHLSGHVAKCR; encoded by the exons ATGAAGATGAAATCTGCCAAGAAGAAGTCtttgcaaaacaaagcaaagagaggagagaaacaacacGATGCGGTCGTAGTTAAAACTGAATCTGAGGAAGACTCGCGTGAAGTTTACACTAATGGAGATGGTCTTAACATCCTAATCAAAGAGGAACCACATTTACAGGAGATCAGTGAGCAGCACAATGGAGACTCATCAAGCTGGTCAGACACTAAGCCTGACCAACAACAGGCACACATAAAGGAGGAGTATGACTCCGACCATCAGCCAGAATATGAAttcagtgaagctgctgtcaaGGAGGAGTCAGAGTCATGGATTAAAGAGGAGAGCGACAacgaagaggagggagagggggttCGCACAG AGTCATCGTCTGAGTTCTTTCCATGTCCTCACTGCACTGTCTCCTTTACTGACTTGGAGTTCTTGGAGAAGCATGTCAAGTGGGTCCATCAGAAACAGTATCTTGCCAAGCTGAAAAAATGCCTCTCAAGCCGCACACTAAACCTCATccccaaacacacctgcactgtctgcagcagcacctTTAACTCTAAAGTTCACCTTAGGGTCCATGTACATGAAGCCCACCCTTCTGCCCCTCCCCGCAGGCTCCACCCATGTCCAACCTGTGCACGCAGCTTCCAGTACCTGAAAAATCTGAAGAATCACTGTCAGCGATGGCACAACATGTCTGTGGTTACCAGAGGAGGGCATCTCAGCTGCGCCGACTGTGGGAAGAGTTTCAAAGCTACCTGGGGTCAAGGGCCTCATTTGTGTCATGAAGCGGATAACACAGAACCTGAAGATAAGCCAATCTGTCTGGACACTGGTGTGCAGTGTCCAGAATGTGGTAAGAAGTTACGCACGCCTCAAAGCCTGGAGGATCACATGCGCACCCACACAGGTGACCGGCCGTTTGTCTGTAAGGATTGTGGCAGGAGGTTCGTGGAGCGCAGCGGTTGGCGGCaacacatgaaaatacacaTAGGGGAGAAGCCGTACAAGTGTCAGGTGTGCGGGAAGGCCTTTTTAAGATCACACCACCTCAAGTGCCACTTAACCACACACTCCGGCAAGAAGGAATATTCCTGCACTGAATGTGGAAAGGAGTTTGGATTCAAGTCAAGTCTGGATCTCCACCTGAAGACGCATTCCAGTGAGAAACCCTTCCACTGCAATGTGTGCGGGAAGAACTTTAACACCCAGAGAAACCTGAGGGTTCACACCAAACTCCACACCAATGAGAAAGCTCACCAGTGCGGGGACTGTGGGCTGAAGATAGGAGATCTCGGGGCTTTGAAAATACACCTGCGGACACACACCGGAGAAAGGCCTTACCACTGCACAGTCTGCGGCAATAGGTTCATACGCCTTGCACATCTGCGAAACCACCAACGCACCCACACTGGTGAGAGACCCTACAAATGCACTGAATGCGACAAGAGTTTCACTCAGTCTGGCGATCTGGTGAAGCATAAGAGGATACACTCTGGGGAAAAACCCTTTGAATGCCCAGACTGCCACCGCCGTTACACCTCCTCTGGTGATCTGGGCAAGCATAGGAGGAGTCACACTAACCTGCGTCCCTACACATGTCAAGAATGTGGAAAAAGCTTTCGCTTATCAGGTCATTTGAAAACTCACATGTTAACTCACACAGGGGAGAAGCCATACTCCTGCCCCAACTGCCTCCGCAGGTTTGCTCGCTCTCACCATCTTTCTGGACACGTGGCTAAATGTCGCTGA
- the megf8 gene encoding multiple epidermal growth factor-like domains protein 8: protein MGPKRRELAVPGMASPLPVSFTLVVLLLAELLVCQAGDCKGHRQVLRGPPGYITDGPGNYSVNGNCEWLIKAPSNSHRIVLNFTFMDTECTYDYLFVYDGDSYQSPLLASLSGNTLPQPIEAKSGKMLLHLFSDANYNLLGFNATYTFSLCPGACGGHGRCDFSTLKCHCHQGWGGAACTTPLCPQACSVNGQCDKKGERCLCNPGFLGHSCQLGFRNDSGAGQWWRVSEENPYTPPRTGSAGVYLSSTGAMYLFGGFDLNRALGDLIKYNFTSNQWESRSYGHSPVARHSHTAVEWTGNMVIFGGELANGSLASDVWMYRPLHDDWQQIGFSNSQSAPKLANHAAAVVDSYLYVFGGRTEEDMFSSSLYRFGLHGSGRWETVQPTGGKPPATAGHSMVFHSPSRTLLVYGGHRPTTARFSVRVNNTDVFHVDRRFWTSFRSRFPATGPRERAFHSATVIGNYMVVYGGNVHIHYQEEKCYDEEIFFYHLGCHQWVSAGERWSLSGDAVRGRYSHVAAVMEGRVLLVAGGYSGVARGDLVAYKVPLFVSSDQGDRDAVCAEALDESMCLKNPECSWCEGRCREYQPTNPCGSTGCLGLARFLSDCQSCLVFSGTPASLARAPGEFGWCVQNESCLPVSERSACRVDQISGAYGWWGERTLFLTSLHSCRTENYVPGLHLLTFQHPRNDSQPDKVSILRSTTIILSPTTEMDVALQFRGFIHPLWGAPPPAPAPTETVSMWARIQRLHFEARMASGPNSSQLEVVGRWAAQQEKELKLLARTDGSRLFSNLTRGNHYLVQAEGYLNNSGSGQTSEMALIWNRTLPGGSEISFLFLEPYRSGSCSGYMSCLACLSDQSCGWCPSLSRCLLRDSPDLEPCPEGEKGEGKIEGHRHLLLAPQHCTLCEEYRDCSACTQDLYCEWQINSSKKGDYQCSRRGRLEGSIRDPTGCPKVCNQRKTCGECLSNSSQCAWCESAQACFYFAAYLTKYPYGECRDWYDSVHSVPQCKECSALNTCTDCLRTFQCGWCGDYNNPTIGKCLRGDWAGMDDPLVYNCSVAVAEARAANPEPQTSAPPRPLEMEMELEHLDDEEQDAIWSYPTCPDVEECRLGLHNCHPFATCINTPTSYECHCERGYTGDGTLHCNQTCYNECREGHCSGSPRFECECSLGWTSDPTTLVLSGVECDVDCGCNFHSTCITAPGICDECQDWTTGPHCEHCRPGSFGSALAGGGGCVPCECNGHGDPLRGYCHNQTGQCYCTHNTQGPHCESCLPGYYGDPRNNGTCYRQCQGRSVLLSSTSSSAMPLSSSLGWRSGTEGRGGLSHCLWVLSVTENLAPCLPRQLCPPVALTLHPDSHTHCKSSFVYVFDGLPRFLGNGVVHSDHNLIGAFCGTTRTQPITVEATSGVISVYFEANVSSNKPQGFNASFWVRRCHQSSDEGEEGSPVCPGGAQCQGGLCQCPQGYGGPHCDRPLCPEECGIAEGRGACNISLGVCVCSESWAGSDCSVPRDSNSLVWETLLDTQLTVNQAHRFLHRMGHSLVSGPQGNLWMYGGLSLSDGILGNVYRYSVSEHRWTQMLTSSVEEGSTPSPRYHHASALLTSHDSGSGSHCFMLVVGGVTQNGVAMDTWSLNLSSLVWREHKSSVLPPVAGHTLTARRDSSVLLIGGYSSENGFNHHLLEFSSHSGNWTIAPHTGTPPTGLYGHSAVYHEQTDAIYIFGGYRFHVETVEPSGELYSLYYPNLTWSLLVPSQGNKPLSRFFHAAALIKDTMVIVGGRTEAEDYSNSVSLYQINCNTWIQPVSVVGDPVNRSVSLAMTSWDGRLFLSGGFNGVTLGRLLTLSVPSDPCALLPTPEACNTTAGSCVWCRGTCASSDTAERMGCFTGQSPCSPTPRQPDQCRRLKTCSECLARHPKTFSSPSQPALQCKWCTNCPEGACISSSVSCTSEHDCRINQREIFLSSNCTETSCEASDCPKCTASGKCMWTRQFKRTGETRRILSVNPTYDWTCFSYALLNVSPMQVESSPPLPCPPPCHSLHNCSLCLGSRGSDGGWQHCVWSMALQQCMSPSFVPLRCEAGQCGRLLSGGDSCSPQCSQLTQCSQCIARPQCGWCANRGGNGAGRCLQGGLDGVSEGVCPLRNSSWSFLHCPEEDECANGHHHCNSTQDCHDLPQGYHCTCKQGYILSSISGQCEPVCAQGCVNGTCVSPGVCQCHFGFVGDNCSSQCSCNKHSNCAGVNKPDVCLECHNNTIGKHCEKCKPLFVGSAKGGGTCRPCREFCRGNSAVCLSRDEHKKAFDNPRLFPLDLNSIQNWVSEGPTEENAVCVNCQNNSVGDKCESCLSGYFLLQGKCDKCQCNGHADTCNEHDGTGCPCQNNTETSSCLSSPQSDRKDCYRQQCAKCKDSFNGTPVNGRQCYRQFNVDTECCFDPTSQTNCFHDPTIRNLPKGRTVFFAAQPKFTNVDIRVTIDVTFGEVEVYVSNSHDTFIVDVDRYTGIHTIKIEDESVTRGTTTGLDKDSPPSPIKVFANASSSLGGPVLSHNPLQLQAKSPGAEREIREERAEGLISYITVWKPQTVLIVRGVRDRVVITFPHEVHSLKSSRFYIALRGVGTERRHGESQGLLFLRQDQAHIDLFVFFSVFFSCFFLFLSVCVLLWKVKQFLDFRREQRRHIQEMTKMASRPFAKLTIYLEPEEPQLIYLPSAGGGVGGSTVSLAHARTSKLGGVVVGQRGRAGAVSYKHDPASGPTAHHHHHLTLGGGGNGGQHLPLHYLNTHHYASTTAGTPASHHHHPSTYSGYQHFCRSDPFLSQLMGFSYSTFKVGPITLEPTDDGMAGVATVLFQLPGGVLAPNRACLGSALVTLRQNLQEYCGHGSGGGHPGAGAGRKGLLGHQHLTTMAM, encoded by the exons ATGGGGCCAAAGAGACGGGAACTG GCGGTGCCAGGGATGgcctctcccctccctgtctccttCACCCTGGTGGTTCTGCTGTTGGCTGAGTTGCTTGTGTGCCAGGCAGGAGACTGTAAAGGCCATAGGCAGGTGTTGAGGGGACCACCAGGCTACATCACAGATGGGCCAGGAAACTACTCTGTCAATGGGAACTGCGAGTGGCTTATCAAAG CTCCCAGCAACAGTCACCGTATTGTCTTAAATTTCACCTTCATGGACACAGAGTGTACCTATGACTACCTGTTTGTGTATGATGGAGACTCCTACCAGAGCCCTCTCCTAGCCAGTCTGAGTGGCAACACTCTGCCTCAACCGATTGAAGCCAAGTCTGGAAAG ATGCTGCTTCATCTCTTCAGTGATGCTAATTACAACCTCCTGGGCTTCAATGCAACCTACACCTTCTCTTTGTGCCCTGGAGCCTGTGGTGGTCATGGTCGCTGTGATTTCTCAAcattaaagtgccactgccatCAGGGTTGGGGAGGAGCAGCTTGTACAACCCCTCTGTGCCCCCAGGCTTGTTCTGTAAATGGCCAGTGTGACAAG AAAGGAGAGCGCTGTCTGTGTAACCCAGGCTTCCTGGGTCACAGCTGCCAGCTTGGTTTCCGTAATGACAGTGGTGCAGGGCAGTGGTGGCGTGTGAGTGAGGAAAACCCCTACACGCCTCCCAGGACGGGTTCTGCTGGCGTGTACCTGTCCTCCACTGGAGCCATGTACTTGTTTGGTG GGTTTGACCTGAACAGAGCTCTTGGTGACTTGATCAAATATAACTTCACATCCAACCAATGGGAAAGCCGGTCTTATGGTCACTCCCCT GTGGCTCGTCATTCCCACACAGCAGTAGAGTGGACAGGTAATATGGTAATTTTTGGAGGAGAACTAGCCAATGGCTCCCTGGCCAGTGATGTCTGGATGTATCGGCCACTCCACGATGACTGGCAACAGATTGGCTTTTCGAATTCACAAAGTGCTCCTAAACTGGCCAATCACGCTGCAGCTGTAGTAGACAGTTATCTCTATGTATTTGGAG GTCGCACTGAGGAGGAtatgttttcctcttctctgtaTCGGTTTGGTCTGCATGGCTCCGGACGGTGGGAGACTGTTCAGCCCACCGGCGGGAAGCCCCCCGCCACCGCTGGCCACTCCATGGTGTTCCACAGCCCATCCAGGACACTTCTGGTCTACGGAGGCCACAGGCCTACCACTGCCAG GTTCAGTGTGAGGGTGAACAACACCGATGTGTTCCACGTGGACAGGCGGTTCTGGACATCCTTCCGTTCCCGTTTCCCAGCAACAGGCCCCAGAGAGAGAGCTTTCCACTCAGCCACCGTCATTGGAAACTACATGGTGGTCTACG GGGGGAATGTACATATTCACTACCAAGAAGAGAAGTGCTATGATGAGGAGATCTTCTTTTACCATCTGGGCTGTCACCAATGGGTGTCTGCAGGGGAGAGATGGTCCCTCA GTGGGGATGCTGTGAGGGGGCGTTACTCGcatgttgctgctgtgatggaggGACGAGTGTTGCTGGTTGCTGGAGGTTACAGTGGTGTTGCCCGTGGAGACCTGGTGGCTTACAAAGTTCCACTGTTCGTCAGTAGCGATCAAGGTGACAGG GACGCTGTTTGTGCTGAGGCACTAGACGAAAGTATGTGCCTTAAGAACCCAGAGTGCAGCTGGTGTGAAGGCCGCTGTCGAGAGTACCAGCCCACTAATCCG TGCGGCAGCACTGGTTGCCTGGGCCTGGCTCGCTTCCTGTCTGATTGCCAGTCCTGTCTGGTGTTCAGTGGCACTCCAGCTTCTCTGGCCCGTGCCCCTGGGGAATTTGGCTGGTGTGTTCAGAATGAGTCCTGCCTACCAGTGTCAG AGCGAAGTGCGTGCCGTGTGGACCAGATCTCAGGGGCGTACGGCTGGTGGGGGGAGCGTACCCTTTTCCTAACCTCCCTCCACTCCTGTCGCACCGAGAACTATGTCCCGGGACTGCACCTGCTCACCTTCCAGCACCCCCGCAACGACTCCCAGCCTGACAAG GTGTCCATACTCCGCAGCACCACCATCATCCTTAGCCCGACCACAGAAATGGATGTAGCCCTACAGTTCAGGGGCTTCATCCACCCATTGTGGGGGGCCCCTCCACCTGCACCCGCACCCACCGAGACTGTCTCCATGTGGGCTCGCATCCAGAGGCTCCACTTTGAGGCTCGAATGGCATCAGGGCCAAACTCCAGCCAACTG GAGGTGGTGGGTCGTTGGGCAGCCCAGCAGGAGAAGGAGTTGAAGCTGCTGGCTCGCACAGATGGGAGTAGACTGTTCTCTAACCTGACCAGGGGCAACCATTATCTTGTTCAAGCTGAAGGCTACCTTAACAACTCGGGCTCAGGACAGACCAGTGAGATGGCCCTGATATGGAACAGAACATTGCCTGGAGGGAGT GAGATCTCCTTCCTGTTCTTGGAGCCTTACCGCTCAGGTTCCTGCTCAGGGTACATGTCCTGTCTGGCCTGTCTGTCCGACCAGTCTTGTGGCTGGTGCCCGTCTTTGTCCCGCTGCCTGCTGCGGGACAGCCCTGACCTCGAGCCCTGCCctgaaggagagaagggggaaggCAAGATAGAAGGTCACCGCCATCTGCTGTTGGCACCCCAGCACTGCACCTTGTGTGAAGAATACAGAGACTGCTCTGCTTGTACTCAG GACCTTTATTGTGAGTGGCAGATAAACTCCAGCAAGAAAGGTGACTACCAGTGCAGTCGACGGGGAAGACTAGAGGGTTCCATACGTGACCCAACGGGGTGTCCTAAAGTCTGCAACCA GAGAAAGACGTGTGGTGAGTGCCTGTCTAACTCCAGCCAGTGTGCATGGTGTGAGTCAGCCCAGGCCTGCTTCTATTTTGCTGCCTACCTCACAAAATACCCCTATGGAGAGTGCAGGGACTGGTACGACAG TGTTCATTCGGTTCCCCAGTGTAAGGAATGTTCAGCTTTAAACACTTGCACAGACTGCCTGCGGACGTTCCAGTGTGGCTGGTGTGGTGACTACAACAATCCCACAATTGGAAA ATGTTTGAGGGGAGACTGGGCAGGAATGGATGACCCCTTGGTGTATAACTGCAGTGTGGCTGTGGCTGAAGCACGGGCTGCAAA CCCCGAGCCCCAGACCTCGGCCCCGCCTCGGCCCCTAGAAATGGAGATGGAGCTGGAGCACTTGGATGACGAAGAGCAAGATGCGATCTGGTCCTACCCCACCTGCCCTGATGTAGAGGAATGCAGGCTGGGTCTCCACAACTGTCACCCCTTCGCCACCTGCATCAACACTCCCACCTCCTATGAGTGCCACTGTGAGAGAGGATACACAGGGGATGGCACGCTGCACTGTAACCAGAC GTGCTACAATGAGTGTCGTGAAGGCCATTGTAGTGGCAGCCCACGGTTTGAGTGTGAATGTTCCCTCGGCTGGACGTCTGACCCCACCACTCTGGTTCTCAGTGGTGTTGAATGTGATGTGGACTGTGGCTGCAACTTCCATTCCACCTGTATTACTGCACCAGGGATCTGTGACGAATGCCAGG attgGACTACAGGGCCCCACTGTGAGCACTGCCGTCCAGGTAGCTTTGGTTCAGCCCTGGCTGGTGGTGGCGGCTGTGTGCCATGTGAGTGTAACGGCCATGGCGACCCTCTGCGAGGATACTGTCACAACCAGACAGGCCAGTGCTACTGCACCCACAATACTCAGGGACCACACTGTGAGTCCTGCCTGCCTGGTTACTACGGAGACCCCAG GAACAATGGCACATGCTATCGCCAGTGCCAGGGCCGTTCTGTtctgctctcctccacctcctcctctgcaatgcctctctcctcttctctgggATGGCGAAGTGgcacagagggaagaggaggactCTCTCATTGCTTGTGGGTCCTGTCTGTGACTGAGAACCTGGCACCTTGCCTGCCCAGACAGCTGTGTCCCCCTGTAGCCCTCACTCTACACCCAGACTCCCATACGCATTGTAAA agcTCCTTTGTCTATGTGTTTGATGGCCTTCCTCGTTTCCTGGGCAATGGAGTTGTACATTCAGATCACAACCTGATTGGGGCATTTTGTGGCACCACAAGGACTCAGCCTATCACTGTCGAGGCCACCTCAG GTGTGATCTCAGTCTACTTTGAGGCCAACGTCTCCTCAAACAAACCTCAAGGCTTCAATGCATCTTTCTGGGTGCGGCGGTGTCACCAGAGCTCTGATGAGGGTGAAGAGGGGTCCCCTGTGTGTCCAGGTGGAGCCCAGTGCCAAGGGGGGCTCTGTCAGTGCCCTCAGGGATATGGTGGACCCCATTGCGACCGACCCTTGTGCCCTGAGGAGTGTGGAATAGCAGAAGGAAGAGGAGCTTGTAATATA tctctaggagtgtgtgtgtgttcagaaagCTGGGCTGGCTCAGACTGCTCTGTTCCTCGGGATTCTAACAGCCTGGTGTGGGAAACACTGCTGGACACACAACTGACAGTG AACCAAGCCCACAGGTTCCTTCACAGGATGGGCCACTCTCTGGTGTCTGGACCACAGGGCAACCTCTGGATGTATGGAGGGCTCTCTCTGTCAGatggcattctgggaaatgtctACAG ATATTCTGTCTCAGAGCACCGTTGGACCCAAATGTTGACGAGCTCTGTGGAAGAAGGCTCCACTCCTAGCCCTCGCTATCACCACGCCTCTGCACTGCTGACCAGTCATGATTCTGGCTCTGGAAGCCACTGCTTCATGTTGGTGGTGGGCGGTGTCACTCAAAATGGTGTTGCCATGGATACTTGGAGTCTCAATCTCAGCAGTTTAGTCTGGAGGGAACACAAG AGCTCAGTGCTGCCCCCAGTGGCGGGCCACACTTTAACTGCACGCCGAGACTCCTCTGTGCTGTTGATAGGAGGTTACTCTTCAGAGAACGGCTTCAACCACCATCTGCTGGAATTCAGCTCTCATTCTGGAAACTGGACCATTGCCCCCCACACTGGCACACCACCTACAG GTTTATATGGCCACTCAGCAGTCTACCATGAGCAGACTGATGCCATCTACATCTTTGGAGGCTACCGTTTTCACGTGGAGACTGTGGAGCCCTCAGGCGAGCTCTATAGTCTGTACTACCCCAACCTCACCTGGTCTCTGCTGGTCCCCTCACAGGGTAATAAG CCCCTGTCCCGTTTCTTCCACGCTGCAGCCCTGATCAAAGACACCATGGTCATTGTTGGGGGAAGGACGGAAGCAGAAGACTACAGTAACTCAGTGTCTCTGTACCAGATCAACTGCAACACCTGGATACAACCAG tctcagTTGTAGGAGATCCAGTAAATCGCTCAGTGTCTCTTGCCATGACGAGCTGGGATGGCCGTCTCTTCCTGTCAGGAGGCTTCAATGGTGTCACGCTGGGCAGACTCCTAACACTGTCTGTGCCCTCTGACCCCTGTGCCCTGCTGCCCACACCAGAGGCCTGCAACACCACCGCAGGCAGCTGCGTCTGGTGTAGGGGAACCTGTGCTTCTTCTGATACTGCTGAGAG AATGGGCTGCTTCACGGGCCAGTCTCCTTGTTCCCCGACACCTCGCCAGCCAGACCAGTGTCGCAGACTGAAGACCTGCAGTGAATGCCTCGCACGACATCCTAAAACATTCTCCAGTCCATCACAG CCTGCTCTTCAGTGTAAGTGGTGCACAAACTGTCCAGAGGGGGCCTGTATCAGCAGCTCTGTTAGCTGTACATCTGAACATGACTGTCGGATCAACCAGAGAGAGATCTTCCTGTCCAGCAACTGTACTGAGACCAGCTGTGAGGCTTCTGACTGCCCCAAGTGTACTGCTTCCGGAAAATGCATGTGGACTCGCCAATTCAAACGCACAG GTGAGACAAGGCGCATCCTGAGTGTGAACCCCACCTATGACTGGACATGTTTCAGCTACGCCCTGCTCAACGTCTCGCCCATGCAGGTGGAGTCTTCTCCACCTCTGCCGTGCCCTCCACCCTGCCACAGCCTCCATAACTGCAGCCTCTGTCTGGGCTCCAGAGGCTCTGATGGGGGCTGGCAGCACTGTGTGTGGAGCATGGCTCTGCAGCAG TGCATGAGCCCTTCTTTCGTGCCCCTGCGATGTGAGGCGGGTCAATGTGGTCGCCTGCTCTCTGGGGGGGACTCTTGCTCTCCTCAGTGCTCCCAGCTCACCCAGTGCTCCCAGTGCATTGCCAGGCCTCAGTGTGGTTGGTGTGCTAACCGGGGGGGCAACGGGGCTGGACGCTGCCTGCAAGGAGGACTTGATG GTGTGAGTGAGGGCGTTTGCCCCctaagaaacagcagctggtcCTTCCTCCACTGTCCAGAGGAGGATGAGTGTGCTAACGGTCATCACCACTGCAACAGCACCCAGGACTGTCACGACTTACCCCAAGGATACCACTGCACCTGCAAACAGGGTTACATACTCAGCAG TATTTCTGGTCAGTGTGAGCCAGTGTGTGCACAAGGCTGTGTGAACGGGACGTGCGTGTCCCCAGGAGTTTGCCAGTGTCACTTTGGATTTGTGGGGGATAACTGTTCCTCTCAGTGCAGCtgcaacaaacacagcaactgtGCTGGTGTTAACAAACCAGATGTTTGCCTCGAGTGCCACAATAACACCATA GGTAAGCACTGTGAGAAGTGTAAGCCTCTCTTTGTGGGCTCTGCCAAGGGGGGCGGCACTTGTCGTCCATGTCGGGAGTTTTGCAGGGGAaacagtgctgtgtgtttatcCCGAGATGAACATAAGAAGGCCTTTGACAATCCACGGCTGTTCCCTCTGGACCTCAACAGC ATTCAGAACTGGGTTTCTGAGGGTCCCACAGAAGagaatgctgtgtgtgtgaattgcCAGAACAACAGCGTGGGGGACAAGTGTGAGAGCTGCCTCAGTGGCTACTTCCTGCTGCAGGGGAAGTGCGACAA GTGTCAGTGTAATGGCCATGCAGACACGTGTAATGAACATGATGGTACAGGTTGCCCCtgccaaaacaacacagagaccTCCTCCTGTCTCAGCAGCCCTCAGAGTGACCGGAAAGACTGCTACAGGCAACAG TGTGCCAAGTGCAAAGACTCCTTCAATGGCACACCGGTGAATGGGCGTCAGTGCTACCGTCAGTTCAACGTGGACACCGAGTGCTGCTTTGACCCCACCTCCCAGACCAACTGCTTCCATGATCCCACCATTCGCAACCTGCCCAAGGGGCGCACTGTGTTTTTCGCTGCGCAGCCAAAGTTCACCAATGTGGACATTCGGGTCACCATTGATGTTACCTTTGGAGAGGTGGAGGTGTATGTGTCCAACTCTCATGACACCTTCATTGTGGATGTGGACCGGTACACGGGGATTCACACCATCAAGATCGAAGACGAATCAGTGACTCGGGGGACAACGACTGGTTTAGATAAGGATTCACCTCCGTCCCCTATAAAGGTGTTTGCCAACGCCTCATCAAGTCTTGGGGGTCCCGTACTCTCTCACAACCCACTGCAGCTGCAAGCAAAATCCccaggggcagagagagaaattcGGGAAGAGCGGGCTGAAGGACTCATCAGCTACATCACTGTGTGGAAACCACAGACAGTGCTGATTGTCCGTGGTGTTCGAGATCGTGTGGTAATCACATTCCCCCATGAGGTGCACTCCCTGAAATCCAGCCGCTTCTACATTGCTCTGAGAGGTGTGGGAACTGAAAGGAGACATGGAGAATCCCAGGGCCTGCTGTTTCTGCGGCAGGACCAAGCCCACATCgatctttttgtcttcttctctgttttcttctcctgctttttccttttcctgtctgtctgcgtccTCCTGTGGAAGGTTAAGCAGTTTCTGGACTTCCGTCGGGAGCAGCGTCGCCACATCCAGGAGATGACCAAGATGGCGTCTAGGCCCTTTGCTAAACTCACCATATATCTTGAGCCGGAGGAGCCTCAGCTCATCTACCTGCCTTCAGctggtggaggggtggggggcagcaCTGTATCGCTTGCTCATGCCCGCACGAGCAAGTTAGGAGGAGTGGTGGTGGGCCAGAGGGGCAGGGCAGGAGCTGTATCCTACAAACATGACCCGGCCTCCGGACCCAcagcccaccaccaccatcacctcaCCCTGGGTGGAGGGGGCAACGGCGGTCAGCACCTGCCGCTGCACTACTTAAACACCCACCACTATGCCAGCACCACAGCTGGCACACCGGCCTCACACCATCACCACCCATCCACGTACAGCGGCTACCAGCACTTTTGCCGCTCCGACCCCTTCCTCTCTCAGCTCATGGGCTTTTCCTATTCCACCTTTAAGGTAGGGCCCATCACCCTAGAGCCCACAGATGACGGCATGGCTGGAGTGGCCACTGTCCTCTTCCAGCTGCCTGGGGGAGTCTTGGCTCCAAATCGTGCCTGTCTGGGCTCTGCTCTGGTTACTTTGCGTCAGAACCTGCAAGAATACTGTGGCCATGGCAGCGGAGGGGGGCACCCAGGGGCGGGAGCGGGGCGTAAGGGGCTGCTAGGACATCAGCACCTGACCACTATGGCTATGTAG